From Paenarthrobacter sp. A20:
GGCGGCTTTCGCGGGAATACTCACCGCACCTAAGTGGGTGCCGGGCAGGAAAAGAAGGCGCCGGCCGAAATTGCGGGTCACTGAGCGGGCCGCGTGGTCGGCGCGTTCTGCCCACTCTGTTCGCTCCGTGAAGGGGAGCGGCTGCTCGGCAGGGGAGGAATCGGCTGGCATGTCCCCAGCCTACCGAGGGTGCGCTGGCTCACAATTCCAGTTAACATGCATTAACGGATTTGAGTTCTGCATCAAGGAGGATGGATGGACATCAAGGGCACGGTCGCGCTGATCACAGGCGGCGCATCAGGGTTGGGGGCCGCTACCGCAAAGCGTTTGTTCGACGCGGGGGCTTCGGTGGTCCTTGTGGATCTGCCGCAGTCGGCGGGGGACGCTTACGCGGCGGAACTGAACACGGGCAGCCCACACAGCCCATCGGCTCCGAGGGCCGTTTTTGTCCCCGCCGACGTCACCAACGAGGCCCAGGTACAGGCCGCCGTCGACGCCGCAGTTGCACTTGGGCCGCTCCGCATCGTCGTCAACTGTGCCGGCATCGCCACCCCGGGCAAAGTCCTGGGCCGTGACGGCGTGCTGCCCCTGGAAAACTTCAACAAGGTCATCCAGATCAACCTTGTGGGCACGTTCAACGTGATCCGCCTCGCCGCCGCAGCCATGGTGGAAACCGAGCCGGTTGCCACTGAACTTGGCGGGCCCGAGCGCGGCGTTGTCATCAACACCGCGTCCGTCGCCGCATTCGAAGGCCAGATCGGGCAGCCTGCCTACGCAGCATCGAAAGGTGCCGTAGCGGCCATGACCCTGCCGCTGGCGCGCGAGTTTGCCCGTTCGCTGATCCGGGTGGCCACCATCGCGCCCGGCATCTTCGAAACGCCCATGATGGCTGGTCTTCCGCAAGCCGCCCAGGATTCCCTGGGCCAGCAGGTGCCACATCCCGCCCGCCTCGGCCGCGCGGCGGAGTACGCCAACCTGGCCGCCCATATCGTGGAGAACGCCATGCTCAACGGGGAGACCATCCGGCTGGACGGCGCCATCCGCATGGGGCTCAAATGATGGGCGACTACAGCGGCGGTTCAGTGTCCCCTGGCTCGGCGGGCGCCGTTCCGCCATCCGTGGCGGACCTGCCCACTGCCGACTTCTTCGACTTCGAGTCTCTGCTGAGCGTCCAGGAACAGCGGAAACTCAACGAACTCCGGGCCTTCCTCGCCTCGGAGATAGCCCCTTATGCCGGGCAATGGTGGGAAAAAGCCGAGTTCCCGGAGCACATCCTGCCCAAGCTCGCAGCCCTGCGGCTCAGTGCTCCGGCACAGCGTGGATATACGCACCTTTTCGCCGGCCTGGTCATCGCCGAGATGACACGCGTTGATACTTCAATTGCCACGTTCTTCATGGTCCATCACGATCTCTTCGTGGAGTCACTGTACGACTTCGGCAGCGACTCCCAACAGGACCGCTACCTCGACGACGCGTCCAACCTCCGCACCACCGGAGCCTTCGCGCTGACCGAACCGGACCATGGGTCCGATGTTGCCGGAGGTATGGAAACCACCGCCCAACGCGTTGAGCGGGCAGACCACGACGGCGGTGACTACTGGGTGATCAACGGCGCCAAACGCTGGATCGGCAACGGGACGTTCTGCGACTACATGCTGGTGTGGGCCAAGGACGAGGCGGACGGCGCCGTGCGCGCGTTCATCGTTGACGCCTCCCTGCCGGGCATCACCCGGAGCCGCATCGAGAACAAGATCGCCCTGCGGACCGTGCAGAACGCCGACATCGTTTTCGTGGATGTCGAAGTAGCTGAGGCAGATCGCTTCGCAGGCATCAGCAGCTTTGCCGACACCAACCACCTGCTGCGCGGATCCCGGATCATGGTCGCCTGGCAGGCCGTCGGCCAGCAACTGGCAGCGTTCGACGTAGCCCGGCAGTACGCCGTGGAACGGATGCAGTTCGGCAGGCCGCTCGCCAAATTCCAGCTCATCCAGCAACACTTGGTGGACATGTTGGGAAACTCCGTAGCCAGCATGGGGATGATGGTCAGGATCGCGCAATTGCAGGAAGACATCTACACCGACGCCCAAGGTGTGCGGCACGGCGGCGCAGACATGGCACAAGTGGCGCTCGCGAAAGCATACTGCAGTGCCCGGATGCGGGAGACGGTAGCCCTGGGGCGGTCCATTCTTGGCGGCAACGGAATCGTCACCGACTACCGGATCGCCAAGATCTTTGCTGACGCCGAGGCCATCTTCACGTACGAGGGCTCGTACGAAATCAACTCGCTCATCGTTGGCCGCGCTGTGACGGGAGTTTCGGCGATCGCCTAGTCCTGCTGGGGGAGCTTCTCGCCCGCTTCCACCCGCACGTCTATCGAATTGCCACGGACAGGCATGGGGCACGTTCCGTAGGGCGTGAAAGCGCTGGGGTAATTGATACTGCGGTTGAAATCGATCACCACGGAGCCATCGGGACGGGGGCGGGGGATGAATACCTTGCGCCACTCATCCGTGGTGTCTCCGTTGGTTTCATCGTGGAAGGTCACATTGAGGGCCCCCAGCTTCTCCTCTTCGGCGTGAAGACGGATCTCGTGCGGGACGCCCGGTACCCGGAAAACCACCTCGCCCACTGAGCGATGGACCCCGTCCACCAACGGGTTGGCTGTGCCGATGGGTACGTCCTGGGGCTCGGCATAGGCTTCGAAGCGGCCTCCGACAATCCAATCAGGGTTGAAATCGTACGCCGGTACGCCGCTGAACTCCGTCAGTACGGGAGAGCCATTGTCACGGGTGCGAACAGCGTACTTATCCGCACGCATGGCGAGTTCCACCACCACCTGCTTGCCATTGGGGCCGCCGTATTGGACCCACATCAGCGACTCTTCGTCTTCCAGCACGGCAGTGACCGTTCCTTCGACCTTCTCTCCAGTCTCAACGAAAGTGAGCCCGTCAGCCGCGCTCGCTGAAAGAGATGCTGTGGTGCCGTCGGTGGACCAGAGACCGGGAACGAGTTCCAGTTCGGAGGGTGCAGCCTCAAGCCATTGGAACGACGTCAGGGTCAACCAACCATGTTCGGTGGAGAGCGCTTCCTTTCGACCGGTGCGGAACCGTTGCCAACGGGCCAGCTGGGGGTCGGTTGCGGTGGTGGGCGAGCTCATGGGTCTCCTCGGCTGTGTTCACGTCAGTTCGCGGTGGTTGCACTTCCCTCAACTATGCGCCGGGCGTCGCCATTCCCGGAATCCATGGGCAGCGACAACGGGTGTCACCACCACATTGGAACGGCCCGCGCTGGCCCCCAACTCATGCCAGCGCGAGCCGAGATTTCTGGACTGCATCGATGGGCCTAGTACCACGTACCCGGCCCATCGCTGCTGTCTTGCTCCTTCGTGGAGCTCCCTCGACGGTCTTCTCGCCCTACCGCGGGCTCCTACGATCGCCTGCTAGTGCGACCGCCGCCGGGACCACCTGGCACCTGCGAAGGCGAGCACGGAACCCACAGCCAGCAGGGCTGCCGCAACAAACACGAATGCTGCTCCTTGGGTGCCGGTATTGGCGAGTTGCTCAGAGGCGTCCTCTCGGGCAGGTTCGGACGGTTCCATCGTCGGCGGCACAGCAACCGGGCTTGTGGTGTTCGAGGTCGGGGCCGGTGTGGCGGTGGTTGTGGTGGGGCTGGGTGTGGGGGTTGGCGTGGGGGTGGTTGTGGTGGGGCTGGGTGTGGGGGTTGGCGTGGGGGTGGTTGTGGTGGGGCTGGGTGTGGGGGTTGGCGTGGGGGTGGTTGTGGTGGGGCTGGGTGTGGGGGTTGGCGTGGGGGTGGTTGTGGTGGGGCTGGGTGTGGGGGTCGGCGTGGCGGTACCATCGCCCGTTCCACTTCCGCTGCTTCGACGGGTTTGCGCCACGACCGGAGTTTCCTGGCCCGAAATGATGACCGTTCCGTTGTTTTCGTAGGAAGCCAAGGACGCATCGGTCACCTTCGTTACGACGAAGAGTTCCACGTGCTCGCCTTCGGGAAGTCCCGTCCAGGTGACCGTCAGTTCATGGGGGCTGCATTCGATGCTCGCCGGGTACTCGTCATCGTCATAGGGAGTGACAATGTTGCCGGCATTTCCCATATTTTGGCCGACCCGGGGCGTCACCCGGCTGCAGTCGATTTCCATGCCGCTCGCCGGAGTATCGGTAATCACAACATCGTTCGTCTCAGAGGACATGGGAGGCATAGAGAAGACTGATTCAAGTTCCGTCTGGCCAGGGTCCGACCACCACATGGACTTACCCACGGATGTCGGCATTCCCGGGACGCAGTCCGAAGGGCAGGGCTCAATAACCACGGGTACGCGGACCACGCTGGAGCCCACGGTGAACGTCAACTCTTGAGTTTCACCGTTCGCCGGTTTCGCCGAGTACTGGGTGGTGAAGGAACAGGTTCCCCCCACGTCAAGGGGATGTGTGCCGACAAAATCCGTGAGGGTAAAGACAACCAGGCCGGCGTCGTTGGCCACGGCCGTGGCAACGGTGTCGCCCGCCGAGTTATCCAGATCGAAGGAAGAGGCACCGAACCATCGCAGCTCCGACGGGAGCTGGATGCTGAAGGTGTCACCGGGCTGCGAGTTGTCCGGCACGGACCATGCGCATGTCAGATCTACTTGGTCCCATTGACTGGAAACAACTGATTCCGTACTTAGGGTGATTTCCGCGTCCGCCAGCTCTGCAGCGTGGGCTGGAAGTGCCGACATGCTGAGCCCCAGAACGGCCATGACAGCCGCTAAAAGCGCGGCCACCAATGACACGGTTTTTAGATGGATCTGATTTTTCATGAGCAGGGTGGTCCTTAGAATCCGTGGTGGAATGTTCCGTCACAGGATGAGTGTTCGGGCCAGTTGGTTCGTGACGGCGTGAAAAGGCGACCGCCTATTTCGATTCGAAGGCAGAGTCCTGCGCCGCTGCCGTGGTGGCCGGTGCGATCGAGGTCAGGGGATAAAACTTCATGTGCGCAGGGCTCAGTGCGCCATCGCCCAGAGCTTCCAAGGCAGCCCTGCACTCCGACAGCCGGCAGAGATTGCTTTCGCTGAAAGGGAAGAGAACGTGCACGGCGGAGTTTTGATACATGGCCATGGCTCCGGTCCCATGCAGATGCCCGGTGACCTCTTCCCCGAGCCGGGCAAGCAGTGTCCAGCGATGGCTCCGGCTGTCCCGGGGCCGTGCGACGGAGATGATGGCCATGACGTGCGCAGCCGGGCATCCCGGGCCGGATCCCAACGCTGAGACCTCGTGGATCCGTCGCTGGAAGTGGGCTTGGGTTGCCAGTCCTGTGTAGACATCGGTACACGAGATGGGAGGCGCGTTGTCGGCAACTTCGGCCCA
This genomic window contains:
- a CDS encoding SDR family NAD(P)-dependent oxidoreductase, with amino-acid sequence MDIKGTVALITGGASGLGAATAKRLFDAGASVVLVDLPQSAGDAYAAELNTGSPHSPSAPRAVFVPADVTNEAQVQAAVDAAVALGPLRIVVNCAGIATPGKVLGRDGVLPLENFNKVIQINLVGTFNVIRLAAAAMVETEPVATELGGPERGVVINTASVAAFEGQIGQPAYAASKGAVAAMTLPLAREFARSLIRVATIAPGIFETPMMAGLPQAAQDSLGQQVPHPARLGRAAEYANLAAHIVENAMLNGETIRLDGAIRMGLK
- a CDS encoding acyl-CoA dehydrogenase family protein — its product is MGDYSGGSVSPGSAGAVPPSVADLPTADFFDFESLLSVQEQRKLNELRAFLASEIAPYAGQWWEKAEFPEHILPKLAALRLSAPAQRGYTHLFAGLVIAEMTRVDTSIATFFMVHHDLFVESLYDFGSDSQQDRYLDDASNLRTTGAFALTEPDHGSDVAGGMETTAQRVERADHDGGDYWVINGAKRWIGNGTFCDYMLVWAKDEADGAVRAFIVDASLPGITRSRIENKIALRTVQNADIVFVDVEVAEADRFAGISSFADTNHLLRGSRIMVAWQAVGQQLAAFDVARQYAVERMQFGRPLAKFQLIQQHLVDMLGNSVASMGMMVRIAQLQEDIYTDAQGVRHGGADMAQVALAKAYCSARMRETVALGRSILGGNGIVTDYRIAKIFADAEAIFTYEGSYEINSLIVGRAVTGVSAIA
- a CDS encoding DUF1684 domain-containing protein; its protein translation is MSSPTTATDPQLARWQRFRTGRKEALSTEHGWLTLTSFQWLEAAPSELELVPGLWSTDGTTASLSASAADGLTFVETGEKVEGTVTAVLEDEESLMWVQYGGPNGKQVVVELAMRADKYAVRTRDNGSPVLTEFSGVPAYDFNPDWIVGGRFEAYAEPQDVPIGTANPLVDGVHRSVGEVVFRVPGVPHEIRLHAEEEKLGALNVTFHDETNGDTTDEWRKVFIPRPRPDGSVVIDFNRSINYPSAFTPYGTCPMPVRGNSIDVRVEAGEKLPQQD
- a CDS encoding Ig-like domain-containing protein; amino-acid sequence: MKNQIHLKTVSLVAALLAAVMAVLGLSMSALPAHAAELADAEITLSTESVVSSQWDQVDLTCAWSVPDNSQPGDTFSIQLPSELRWFGASSFDLDNSAGDTVATAVANDAGLVVFTLTDFVGTHPLDVGGTCSFTTQYSAKPANGETQELTFTVGSSVVRVPVVIEPCPSDCVPGMPTSVGKSMWWSDPGQTELESVFSMPPMSSETNDVVITDTPASGMEIDCSRVTPRVGQNMGNAGNIVTPYDDDEYPASIECSPHELTVTWTGLPEGEHVELFVVTKVTDASLASYENNGTVIISGQETPVVAQTRRSSGSGTGDGTATPTPTPSPTTTTPTPTPTPSPTTTTPTPTPTPSPTTTTPTPTPTPSPTTTTPTPTPTPSPTTTTATPAPTSNTTSPVAVPPTMEPSEPAREDASEQLANTGTQGAAFVFVAAALLAVGSVLAFAGARWSRRRSH